CCGTCATCGCCTACGAGCCGGTCTGGGCGATCGGTACCGGCCTGACCCCGACAGTTTCTGACGTCGAGGAAGCCCATGCTTTCATGCGGGCCGAACTGGTCAAGCGCTTCGGCGACGAAGGCAAGGGCATGCGCATTCTCTATGGCGGCTCGGTCAAGCCTTCCAACGCCAGGGAGCTGATGAGCGTCGCCAATGTCGACGGCGCGCTGATCGGTGGCGCGAGCTTGAAGGCGGCGGATTTCCTCGCCATATACAGGGCGTATGAAGAACTCACCGCCTAAAAAACGGGCGAGGGGCTTTCATTGGCGCGGTCTCTCGTGTAGAGAGCCGCCAAACATCGCTATTTTGTCCGCTCAGGGCAGGACGGAAATTCCATGCAGACTGTATTGATTGTCATTCATCTCATGATCGTGCTGGCGCTCGTCGGCGTAGTGCTGATCCAGCGTTCCGAAGGCGGTGGCCTTGGTATTGGTGGCGGCTCCGGCTTCATGTCGGCGCGCGGCACGGCCAACGCGCTCACCCGCACGACGGCTATTCTGGCGGCATTGTTCTTTGCGACGTCGCTCGGCCTTGGCCTGCTGACGCGCTTCGAATCGAAGCCGACGGACATTCTCGATCGTATCCAGTCGAGCCCGACGGCGCCCGGTTCCAGCGTTCTCGATCAGCTTCCGGGTTCCGCTCCGGCTCCCGCTGGCTCGGCTGCTCCGGCTGCTGATGGCGCGACCGCTCCGGCTCCTGCCGCTCCCAAGGCGGATCCGAACGCCGTTCCGACGGGCAACTGATCGTCGGCTTTCCAATCCCTCCGGCGGACCTAGCGGTCC
The window above is part of the Rhizobium sp. ACO-34A genome. Proteins encoded here:
- a CDS encoding preprotein translocase subunit SecG, producing the protein MQTVLIVIHLMIVLALVGVVLIQRSEGGGLGIGGGSGFMSARGTANALTRTTAILAALFFATSLGLGLLTRFESKPTDILDRIQSSPTAPGSSVLDQLPGSAPAPAGSAAPAADGATAPAPAAPKADPNAVPTGN